One Nerophis ophidion isolate RoL-2023_Sa linkage group LG06, RoL_Noph_v1.0, whole genome shotgun sequence genomic region harbors:
- the ints11 gene encoding integrator complex subunit 11, whose protein sequence is MPEIKVTPLGAGQDVGRSCIIVSIGGKNIMLDCGMHMGYNDDRRFPDFSYIIQNGRLTDFLDCVIISHFHLDHCGALPYMSEMVGYDGPIYMTHPTKAICPILLEDFRKITVDKKGETNFFTSQMIKDCMKKVVPLNLHQTVQVDDELEIKAYYAGHVLGAAMVLIKVGSESVVYTGDYNMTPDRHLGAAWIDKCRPDILISESTYATTIRDSKRCRERDFLKKVHESIERGGKVLIPVFALGRAQELCILLETFWERMNLKAPIYFSTGLTEKANHYYKLFITWTNQKIRKTFVQRNMFEFKHIKAFDRSYADNPGPMVVFATPGMLHAGQSLQIFKKWAGNEKNMVIMPGYCVQGTIGHKILNGQRKLEMEGRATLEVKLQVEYMSFSAHADAKGIMQLIRMAEPRNVLLVHGEAAKMQFLKGKIEQEFSVDCHMPANGETATVTTNPRVPVDMSLNLLKREVALGGSLPDPKKPRVMHGTLIMKDNGLKLVSSEQALKELGLNEHQLRFTCRVQLHDPHSDPDTLRRIYMHLKSVLKGYAVQHLPDGTVMVDSIVIKVSSSADDVNTKIILLSWSYQDEDLGSFLSTLLKKGLPSGL, encoded by the exons ATGCCGGAAATAAAAGTCACACCACTGG GAGCTGGACAGGATGTTGGACGCAGCTGCATCATCGTCTCCATTGGAGGCAAAAACATCATGCTGGACTGTGGCATGCATATGGGATACAATGATgat AGACGTTTCCCAGATTTCTCCTACATCATCCAGAACGGACGCCTGACTGACTTTTTGGACTGCGTGATCATCAG CCACTTCCACCTGGACCACTGCGGCGCTCTACCTTACATGAGCGAGATGGTGGGCTACGACGGCCCCATCTACATGACCCACCCCACCAAGGCCATCTGTCCCATCCTGCTGGAGGACTTCCGCAAGATCACCGTGGACAAGAAGGGCGAGACCAACTTCTTCACCTCGCAGATGATCAAGGACTGCATGAAGAAAGTCGTGCCCCTCAACCTGCACCAGACCGTCCAG GTGGACGACGAGCTGGAGATCAAGGCGTACTACGCCGGCCACGTCCTGGGCGCCGCCATGGTGCTCATCAAAGTGGGCTCGGAGTCGGTGGTCTACACC ggGGACTACAACATGACACCTGACAGACATTTAGG GGCGGCCTGGATCGACAAGTGCCGGCCAGACATCCTCATCTCCGAGTCCACGTATGCCACCACCATCCGGGACTCCAAGAGGTGCAGAGAGCGGGACTTCCTGAAGAAAGTGCACGAGAGCATCGAGAGAGGAGGGAAA GTTCTCATTCCAGTCTTTGCCCTGGGGCGAGCTCAGGAGCTCTGCATCCTCTTGGAAACCTTCTG GGAGCGGATGAACCTGAAGGCGCCCATCTACTTCTCCACGGGCCTGACGGAGAAGGCCAACCACTACTACAAGCTCTTCATCACCTGGACCAACCAGAAGATCCGGAAGACCTTTGTGCAGAGGAACATGTTTGAATTCAAGCACATCAAGGCCTTCGACCGCTCCTACGCCGACAACCCGGGACCTATG GTGGTGTTCGCCACGCCGGGGATGCTGCACGCCGGACAGTCCCTGCAGATCTTCAAGAAATGGGCGGGCAATGAGAAGAACATG GTCATCATGCCGGGTTACTGCGTGCAAGGAACCATCGGACACAAAATCCTGAACGGACAGAGGAAGCTGGAGATGGAAGGCAGGGCCACG CTGGAGGTCAAGCTGCAGGTGGAGTACATGTCTTTCAGCGCCCACGCCGACGCCAAGGGCATCATGCAGCTCATCCGCATGGCGGAGCCTCGCAACGTGCTGCTGGTCCACGGCGAGGCGGCCAAGATGCAGTTCCTCAAGGGGAAGATCGAGCAGGAGTTCA GTGTCGACTGCCACATGCCGGCCAACGGCGAGACCGCCACGGTGACCACCAACCCCAGAGTTCCGGTGGATATGTCGCTCAACCTTCTCAAGAGGGAAGtggccctgggag gTTCTTTACCCGATCCCAAAAAGCCCCGCGTCATGCACGGAACCCTCATCATGAAAGACAAC GGCCTCAAGCTGGTGTCGTCGGAACAAGCGCTGAAGGAGCTGGGACTCAACGAGCATCAGCTGCGCTTCACGTGCCGTGTGCAGCTCCACGACCCCCACAGCGACCCCGACACGCTCCGGCGAATCTACATGCACCTCAAGAG CGTCTTAAAGGGCTACGCCGTCCAGCACCTCCCCGATGGCACCGTCATGGTGGACTCCATCGTCATCAAAGTGTCGTCGTCCGCCGACGACGTCAACACCAAGATCATCCTGCTGTCCTGGAGCTACCAG GATGAAGACCTCGGCAGCTTCCTGTCCACTCTGCTGAAAAAAGGCCTTCCGTCCGGACTCTGA
- the cptp gene encoding ceramide-1-phosphate transfer protein: MAAVVTSEDQKFCLQEVLTTVKVCLSENDDIVLQNYVSCWRGLVKFLNSLGAVFGFISKDAVGKIQILANLLNGETSSQYETVQSMVRYELDHGLVDLKKRGGHPESGCRTLLRLHRALRWLELFLERLRTSQEDGKTSVMCAEAYNESLAQHHPWVVRKAAGVAFCVLPGRATFFEVMNVGPPEKAVAMLGEAVPLISEVYRVTEELYAENNMLDLP, translated from the exons ATGGCTGCTGTGGTGACGTCAGAGGATCAGAAGTTCTGCTTGCAGGAAGTCCTAACCACCGTCAAGGTGTGTCTGTCAGAAAACGACGACATTGTTCTGCAAAACTACGTCTCCTGCTGGCGCGGCCTCGTCAA GTTCCTGAACAGCCTGGGCGCCGTCTTCGGCTTCATCTCCAAGGACGCGGTCGGTAAGATCCAGATCCTGGCGAACCTGCTGAACGGAGAGACGTCCTCCCAGTACGAGACCGTGCAGTCCATGGTGCGGTACGAGCTGGACCACGGCCTGGTGGACCTGAAAAAGCGCGGCGGGCACCCGGAGTCGGGCTGCCGCACCCTGCTGAGGCTGCACCGGGCGCTCCGCTGGCTGGAGCTCTTCCTGGAGCGCCTGAGGACCAGCCAGGAGGACGGCAAGACGTCCGTCATGTGCGCCGAGGCCTACAACGAGTCCCTGGCGCAGCACCACCCGTGGGTGGTGCGCAAGGCCGCCGGCGTGGCGTTCTGCGTGCTGCCCGGCCGCGCCACCTTCTTCGAGGTGATGAACGTGGGCCCGCCGGAGAAGGCGGTGGCCATGCTGGGGGAAGCCGTGCCGCTCATTTCCGAGGTGTACCGGGTCACGGAGGAACTGTACGCCGAGAACAACATGCTGGACTTGCCCTGA
- the ubxn10 gene encoding UBX domain-containing protein 10, with translation MDLTRPESKTGSGHDPGTTARGPPASAKTAGDLQGTCPPPHAPDLNKYKVLPAIPRGRSGTRSPPPQEEVRAESWCDGGGGGALLLAVSAPCGGSFEQHFEPSDPLRVVRDSAEVRFGTRYGEVSIATMDVPRRSFRDLERTLVQCGVHDGSVLCIFLSKQ, from the coding sequence ATGGATCTAACCAGACCAGAGTCCAAAACGGGTTCCGGCCACGACCCGGGGACTACCGCCCGTGGGCCGCCGGCGTCCGCCAAGACCGCCGGAGACCTCCAGGGCACTTGCCCTCCCCCGCACGCCCCGGACCTGAACAAGTACAAGGTCCTCCCCGCCATCCCCCGGGGCCGCTCTGGGACTCGGAGTCCGCCCCCCCAGGAGGAAGTGAGGGCGGAGTCCTGGTgtgacggcggcggcggcggcgcctTGCTGCTCGCCGTCAGCGCGCCGTGCGGCGGGAGCTTCGAGCAGCACTTTGAGCCCTCCGACCCTCTGCGGGTGGTGAGGGACAGCGCCGAGGTCCGGTTCGGGACCCGCTACGGCGAGGTTTCCATAGCAACCATGGACGTGCCACGCAGGAGCTTCAGAGACTTGGAGCGGACTCTGGTCCAGTGCGGAGTCCACGACGGATCAGTGCtgtgcatttttttaagtaaacaaTAG